One genomic window of Candidatus Neomarinimicrobiota bacterium includes the following:
- a CDS encoding NAD-dependent succinate-semialdehyde dehydrogenase, giving the protein MALRSVNPATENMISSYDEHSNAEIETTLKSATNAFEQWRELSFRGRAELMGRAAETLRTRNDEWAQLMTQEMGKPITEARAEVEKCAWVCDYYAGEAEKFLQTETVQTDAKKSMVRYEPLGPVLAVMPWNFPFWQVFRFAAPGLMAGNVGLLKHASNVPGCANAIEEIFRDAGFPDGVFQSLLIGSEKVGQIIRDDRVMAVTLTGSGIAGRNVAEIAGNSLKKTVLELGGSDPFLVLGDADIEKAVQVGVNARCINSGQSCIAAKRFIVVQERLGEFMQRYVEEMRTLKVGDPMNEETQIGPLAREDLRADLHDQVKQSMLDGADLLLGGDPVDGKGYFYQPTVLANVQKGMAVYEEETFGPVAAIIPAESEQDAIDIANDTKYGLGASLWTQDLDKAEALSRDIEAGCVFINEMVKSDPRLPFGGIKKSGYGRELSYHGIREFVNTKTIWIGE; this is encoded by the coding sequence ATGGCGCTACGTTCCGTAAATCCTGCGACCGAAAATATGATTAGCTCATATGATGAGCACTCAAATGCAGAGATCGAGACCACGCTGAAAAGTGCGACAAACGCGTTCGAACAGTGGCGGGAACTTTCGTTCCGGGGACGCGCCGAATTGATGGGCAGAGCAGCCGAAACTCTCCGCACCCGAAATGACGAATGGGCGCAACTAATGACCCAGGAGATGGGTAAGCCAATCACCGAAGCTCGCGCAGAGGTCGAAAAGTGCGCGTGGGTGTGCGACTATTACGCCGGGGAAGCGGAGAAATTCCTCCAAACAGAAACGGTGCAAACCGACGCAAAAAAGAGCATGGTTCGGTATGAGCCGCTGGGACCGGTGCTTGCGGTGATGCCGTGGAATTTCCCCTTTTGGCAGGTTTTCCGGTTTGCCGCCCCAGGACTGATGGCAGGAAACGTCGGGCTGTTGAAACACGCCTCTAATGTACCGGGCTGTGCCAATGCCATCGAAGAGATTTTCCGGGACGCCGGCTTTCCGGATGGCGTATTTCAGTCCCTGTTGATTGGCTCGGAAAAGGTCGGACAGATCATACGGGATGACAGGGTAATGGCCGTGACGCTCACCGGCAGCGGGATCGCCGGGAGAAATGTCGCTGAAATCGCTGGGAATTCCCTGAAGAAAACCGTACTCGAACTGGGGGGCAGCGATCCGTTTCTTGTCCTCGGTGATGCCGACATTGAAAAGGCTGTTCAGGTGGGAGTCAACGCTCGCTGCATTAATTCCGGGCAAAGTTGCATTGCAGCAAAGCGGTTTATCGTGGTCCAGGAACGCCTGGGCGAATTTATGCAAAGATATGTGGAGGAAATGCGTACGTTGAAAGTTGGGGATCCCATGAATGAAGAGACCCAGATCGGGCCGCTGGCCCGTGAGGATCTCCGGGCCGATCTGCATGACCAGGTTAAGCAGAGTATGCTTGACGGCGCTGATTTACTTTTGGGCGGTGATCCGGTTGATGGAAAAGGTTACTTTTACCAGCCGACCGTTTTGGCCAATGTGCAAAAGGGAATGGCTGTATATGAAGAGGAAACCTTCGGTCCGGTGGCTGCTATAATCCCCGCTGAAAGCGAACAGGATGCCATCGACATTGCCAACGATACCAAATACGGCCTCGGAGCCTCGCTCTGGACACAGGATCTGGACAAGGCGGAGGCGTTGAGCCGGGATATTGAAGCCGGATGCGTTTTTATCAATGAGATGGTAAAGTCCGATCCCCGCCTGCCGTTCGGCGGTATCAAAAAATCCGGCTATGGCAGAGAACTATCGTATCACGGTATCCGGGAGTTTGTGAATACGAAAACCATCTGGATTGGTGAGTAG
- a CDS encoding cytochrome c, with product MIKKVLFTGFILITGLIVSCDMGTEPEDENGNGNGTIENVSFSDDVQPIFNNNCTGCHPSNGGLSLEASESYGNLVGVTSQGYAPLKRVVASKPDSSVLYQKLLANPDLNVGQRMPQGGSLSSDQIETILVWIAEGAQDN from the coding sequence ATGATAAAAAAAGTACTGTTTACCGGCTTCATTCTTATAACGGGGCTTATTGTCTCCTGCGATATGGGTACAGAGCCCGAAGATGAAAACGGAAATGGAAACGGGACAATTGAAAATGTTTCTTTTTCCGATGATGTCCAACCTATTTTCAATAACAATTGCACCGGCTGTCATCCGTCAAATGGTGGACTTTCCCTGGAAGCGTCGGAATCGTATGGCAATCTAGTCGGGGTAACGAGTCAGGGGTACGCTCCGCTCAAACGGGTGGTAGCGTCCAAACCCGACTCCAGCGTATTGTATCAAAAGTTGTTAGCCAATCCCGATTTGAATGTCGGGCAACGTATGCCGCAGGGTGGCTCCCTTTCTTCAGACCAGATTGAGACGATTCTCGTCTGGATCGCGGAAGGCGCGCAGGATAATTAA
- a CDS encoding 2-oxoacid:ferredoxin oxidoreductase subunit beta — protein MTKTNNGQKKYKIPDYKADNIHNDWCPGCGDYGILSGIQMALANLGLPPHEVAVISGIGCSGKTSHYINAYGFHTLHGRVVPNATGMKLANHDLTVLGVGGDGDGYGIGAGHFVAGGRRNLDFTYVIFNNNIYALTKGQASPTIGKGEQTKTMPEQSIYNPINPVALAISSGYTFVAQSYALDVKYTADIIARAIQHPGSAVVDVLQTCPAFNNLHTKTWFEGLDREEKQPRLYKLEDEGYDGTVPEPENPDSVSKTKAAAIEKALASKNGRIPVGVFYEHRTATLEDYLSKKIPALASTSMVKMDIYDRDISPLLDELR, from the coding sequence ATGACAAAAACCAACAACGGACAGAAGAAATATAAAATACCTGATTACAAGGCAGATAACATTCACAACGACTGGTGCCCGGGATGCGGCGATTACGGAATTCTGAGCGGAATCCAGATGGCGCTGGCGAATCTGGGGCTCCCGCCGCACGAGGTGGCGGTGATCAGCGGCATCGGTTGCTCCGGGAAGACGTCTCATTATATCAACGCCTACGGATTCCATACGCTCCACGGGCGCGTCGTACCGAACGCAACGGGGATGAAACTGGCAAACCATGACCTGACAGTACTTGGCGTTGGCGGCGATGGTGACGGCTACGGCATCGGTGCGGGACACTTTGTCGCCGGCGGCCGCCGGAACCTGGATTTCACCTACGTCATCTTTAACAACAACATCTACGCGCTGACCAAGGGACAGGCTTCGCCCACCATCGGCAAGGGTGAGCAGACCAAGACCATGCCGGAGCAATCGATATATAATCCTATTAATCCGGTGGCCCTGGCCATCTCTTCCGGGTACACCTTCGTTGCCCAATCGTACGCCCTGGATGTAAAATACACGGCAGACATCATCGCCAGAGCCATTCAGCACCCCGGCAGTGCTGTAGTGGATGTCCTGCAGACCTGCCCGGCCTTCAACAACCTCCATACCAAGACCTGGTTCGAGGGCCTGGATCGTGAGGAGAAGCAACCACGCCTCTACAAACTGGAAGACGAAGGCTATGACGGAACAGTCCCGGAGCCTGAAAATCCGGACTCGGTTTCGAAGACGAAAGCCGCCGCCATCGAGAAGGCGTTAGCGTCGAAAAACGGCCGGATTCCCGTGGGTGTCTTTTATGAGCACCGAACCGCAACCCTGGAGGATTATCTCAGCAAAAAGATCCCGGCGCTTGCATCGACTTCGATGGTGAAAATGGATATCTATGACAGGGATATTTCGCCGCTGTTGGATGAATTGCGATAA
- a CDS encoding 2-oxoacid:acceptor oxidoreductase subunit alpha, whose amino-acid sequence MTNTQRLDLNWMIGGAQGSGVNSTAQLYAKLMTRLGYHVFSNIEYHSNIKGKHSNFRVRTANYPIRSHREHVDVLVALDEESLFGDFYQRYPTHRGHAGKVKSGGAIIYDSNEVPDAQDRIDDQEIRLLGIPFREILNESLEEVGKGGEGKKYSIMGNTVAFGASMALLDIPEKQMETAVREAFAGKKSLAEMNEVVARYTYNYVQDNFGDKIEPHFPSPGLENQILIKGSQAVGIAKFKAGCGFQSYYPISPATDESVYLEQHQQDFPMQIIQTEDEVSAINMAVSATHGGVRSSTSTSGPGYALMAEGMGFSAITEAPGPVVCLYQRGGPSTGIPTRQEQGDLRMALHSGQGDYPAIVLAPGDAEEYFYDTHKIFNLCDRYQVPAVLLLDKHIGRSSVSIQPFDTSDLEVDRGPRFNTGEHEYQRYQFDGSPVSPRSIPGEEGGIFWTSSDEHQQDGHISEGIGNRMSMMHKRMSKLKLLLEEYPEDSQVKVFGNRDSDVAVISWGSNKGVLQDLLGSPASENQPDFRFIHLRLINPFPEQALQKALDGAETIIVLEQNWGAHLAGLLQEKLAKPVDVRILKFDGRPFSYDEASIGITDAIENPRERIVLTRGAIRDEETWGYEEVQNLLDERERRPRQRTPSVPLPPNYNR is encoded by the coding sequence ATGACCAATACACAACGACTCGATCTCAACTGGATGATCGGGGGCGCCCAGGGCAGCGGTGTAAATTCCACGGCGCAACTCTACGCCAAACTCATGACCCGCCTGGGCTACCACGTCTTCAGTAATATAGAGTATCACAGTAACATCAAAGGGAAACACAGCAACTTCCGGGTGCGCACAGCCAACTACCCGATTCGCTCCCATCGGGAGCACGTCGACGTGCTGGTCGCCCTGGACGAGGAATCCCTGTTCGGGGATTTCTACCAGCGGTATCCCACACACCGGGGTCACGCCGGTAAAGTAAAATCCGGTGGCGCTATTATTTACGACTCCAATGAAGTGCCGGACGCTCAGGATCGTATCGATGATCAAGAGATTAGACTATTAGGAATCCCGTTCCGCGAAATCCTCAACGAGTCCCTGGAGGAAGTCGGCAAAGGCGGCGAAGGCAAAAAGTACAGCATCATGGGCAATACAGTGGCGTTCGGCGCCAGTATGGCACTGCTTGATATACCCGAAAAACAGATGGAAACCGCCGTGCGGGAAGCCTTCGCCGGGAAGAAATCTCTGGCAGAGATGAACGAAGTCGTCGCCAGATATACATATAACTATGTTCAGGACAATTTCGGGGACAAGATAGAGCCGCATTTTCCGTCCCCCGGTCTGGAGAATCAGATCCTGATCAAGGGATCACAGGCAGTAGGTATCGCTAAGTTTAAGGCGGGGTGCGGATTTCAGTCCTACTACCCGATTAGTCCTGCCACTGATGAGAGTGTCTATCTGGAACAGCATCAGCAGGATTTTCCGATGCAGATCATCCAGACGGAGGATGAAGTTTCCGCCATCAATATGGCGGTTTCGGCAACGCACGGCGGCGTGCGGTCGTCGACCTCGACCTCAGGCCCTGGATATGCACTCATGGCGGAAGGAATGGGATTCTCTGCGATTACAGAAGCGCCGGGACCGGTGGTCTGCCTGTACCAGCGCGGCGGACCCAGCACCGGGATTCCCACACGACAGGAACAGGGTGACCTGCGGATGGCGCTGCATTCCGGACAGGGTGACTATCCTGCAATTGTGCTCGCCCCCGGTGACGCCGAGGAATATTTCTACGATACTCACAAAATATTCAATCTCTGCGACCGGTATCAGGTGCCTGCTGTGCTGCTGCTGGATAAACACATCGGTCGATCCTCGGTCAGCATCCAGCCGTTCGATACCTCAGATCTGGAAGTGGATAGGGGTCCACGATTCAATACCGGCGAACATGAATACCAGCGATATCAGTTCGATGGCAGCCCGGTGAGTCCCCGGTCCATTCCTGGCGAAGAAGGTGGCATCTTCTGGACATCTTCGGACGAACATCAGCAGGACGGTCACATCTCTGAGGGGATCGGGAACCGGATGAGTATGATGCACAAGCGGATGTCGAAGCTGAAACTGCTGCTGGAAGAGTATCCGGAAGATTCGCAGGTCAAGGTCTTTGGTAATCGGGATTCCGATGTCGCTGTCATCTCCTGGGGCTCAAATAAAGGAGTGCTGCAAGACCTACTTGGTTCGCCCGCCTCGGAAAACCAGCCGGATTTCCGGTTTATCCATCTGCGCCTGATTAATCCGTTTCCGGAGCAAGCACTGCAAAAGGCGCTGGATGGTGCGGAGACCATCATCGTTTTGGAGCAAAATTGGGGTGCACACCTGGCCGGTCTGCTGCAGGAGAAGCTGGCAAAACCGGTAGACGTTCGAATCTTGAAGTTCGATGGCCGTCCCTTCTCCTACGACGAAGCCTCTATCGGTATCACCGACGCTATCGAGAATCCCAGAGAGAGGATCGTGCTTACGCGCGGGGCAATCCGGGATGAGGAAACATGGGGCTACGAGGAGGTGCAAAATCTGCTCGACGAACGGGAACGTCGTCCCCGGCAACGAACACCGAGCGTGCCGCTCCCGCCGAATTATAACCGGTGA
- a CDS encoding ferredoxin has translation MSKSKKKQGAQDKPFRIIFEGKKCIGTGKCAEVSENWSMDLTTGLAKPGKYYIDEDELESNMEAARQCPAKKGLGVIHIIDGETGQEIYPDPDGTGEISLDN, from the coding sequence ATGAGTAAGAGTAAGAAAAAACAGGGCGCACAGGATAAACCATTCCGCATCATCTTTGAGGGGAAGAAATGCATCGGGACGGGCAAGTGCGCAGAAGTCTCAGAGAATTGGTCGATGGATTTGACTACGGGATTGGCGAAGCCGGGAAAATACTATATCGACGAAGACGAGTTGGAATCCAATATGGAGGCCGCCCGGCAATGTCCCGCCAAAAAGGGGCTGGGTGTCATTCATATTATCGACGGGGAGACAGGGCAAGAAATTTACCCGGATCCGGATGGAACCGGCGAAATCAGTCTCGACAATTAG
- a CDS encoding anthranilate phosphoribosyltransferase — protein sequence MTRGDTSTVKHLMAQMGTGPKSAQDMTREQAGTTISGILEGEVHPTTIGAFLVANRWKANTAEELSGFLDTARSYATNVTVPHISPVDCGAAYDGKRRTALLGVAAGLIAAAAGVPIVVHSSEKVPTKFGATYKDVLSALNIETALSPAASKQMLESAGFGYFYQPEFNPAYHELLQYRNQLGVRSFLNTLEPLANPANASIHIGSFYHLKFAKRVIDTLVRSETQSFERIVLFQGLEGSDDIRSGYTKVVEWSNGKLSDYDIATAEYGIPESRESFEMPNLPVDSARITEEILSGERTDHFREAALLNAALRIYAYETVENLRDGMEVGREVISSGKALKKLEHLKAFYPAEKEVET from the coding sequence ATGACAAGGGGAGACACATCTACGGTAAAACATCTCATGGCCCAGATGGGCACCGGCCCTAAATCCGCTCAAGATATGACCCGGGAGCAAGCCGGGACGACCATCTCCGGGATATTGGAGGGTGAAGTCCATCCAACCACTATCGGCGCCTTTCTCGTTGCCAACCGGTGGAAGGCCAATACGGCTGAAGAACTGAGCGGCTTCCTGGATACGGCTCGATCCTATGCAACAAACGTAACGGTACCGCATATTTCACCTGTTGACTGCGGAGCGGCGTATGACGGCAAACGCCGGACTGCCCTCCTTGGCGTTGCCGCCGGGCTCATCGCCGCTGCCGCAGGTGTTCCGATCGTAGTGCACAGTTCGGAGAAAGTTCCAACAAAATTCGGCGCGACCTACAAAGATGTATTGAGCGCTCTGAATATTGAGACGGCCCTCTCCCCTGCTGCGAGCAAGCAGATGCTGGAGTCGGCCGGTTTTGGATACTTTTACCAACCGGAATTTAATCCGGCATATCATGAACTGCTGCAATATCGAAATCAACTGGGCGTGCGCAGTTTTCTGAATACGCTGGAACCGCTGGCGAATCCGGCGAATGCCTCAATACATATCGGGAGCTTCTATCACCTGAAATTTGCGAAACGGGTCATAGATACGCTTGTTCGGAGTGAAACACAATCCTTTGAACGCATTGTACTTTTCCAGGGACTGGAAGGCTCTGACGATATCCGGTCAGGATATACCAAAGTTGTGGAATGGTCTAACGGAAAACTTTCCGATTACGACATTGCCACAGCGGAATACGGAATTCCTGAAAGCCGCGAGTCCTTCGAGATGCCGAATCTTCCCGTTGATTCGGCACGAATTACCGAAGAAATCCTTTCCGGAGAACGCACCGATCACTTTCGGGAAGCGGCGCTGCTGAATGCAGCCCTCCGAATCTATGCATACGAAACCGTTGAAAATCTGCGTGACGGTATGGAAGTAGGCCGTGAGGTGATTTCGTCTGGCAAAGCGCTGAAGAAACTGGAACATTTGAAAGCGTTTTATCCTGCTGAGAAGGAAGTTGAAACTTGA
- the cobA gene encoding uroporphyrinogen-III C-methyltransferase, producing the protein MKTGKVSLIGAGPGDPELLTVKAYRRIKAADIVMHDTLTTTDLQEFAGKYARVINVGKRPGDGSDKRTSQETVNEMLVREARNGKNIVRLKGGDPFVFGRGGEEAVYLAAEGIPFEVIPGISSVLAAPAAAGIPLTHRNVASSFTVITGHEDPTKDCSALDWSAIAGNVKSGGTLVILMGVRRLEQNVRQLLANGLSGGTPAAVIEKATTVNEFTLSGTLESIPAQTRAAGISPPAIFVIGDVVDVQDQLQPIRQGVTAVTNGYEFGFETMEDLIKVG; encoded by the coding sequence ATGAAAACAGGAAAAGTCAGTTTAATCGGTGCCGGTCCCGGTGACCCGGAACTGTTGACGGTGAAGGCCTACCGGCGCATTAAAGCGGCGGATATTGTAATGCACGATACGCTCACAACCACAGATCTCCAAGAGTTTGCCGGAAAGTATGCTCGGGTGATTAATGTTGGTAAACGTCCCGGGGATGGGTCCGACAAACGTACCTCACAAGAGACTGTAAACGAAATGCTAGTCAGGGAAGCCCGTAACGGTAAAAACATAGTCCGCCTAAAAGGTGGAGATCCGTTTGTATTCGGACGTGGTGGTGAGGAAGCGGTATATCTTGCCGCTGAAGGTATCCCGTTTGAAGTGATTCCGGGAATTTCCAGCGTGTTGGCCGCACCGGCAGCTGCCGGGATTCCATTGACTCACCGGAACGTGGCTTCAAGCTTTACGGTTATTACCGGACATGAGGATCCGACGAAGGATTGCAGCGCGCTGGATTGGTCAGCTATCGCCGGAAATGTAAAATCCGGCGGGACTCTTGTTATCCTTATGGGCGTACGGCGTCTTGAACAAAATGTCCGGCAATTACTGGCGAACGGTCTCTCCGGCGGTACTCCGGCAGCAGTCATCGAGAAAGCCACTACCGTAAACGAATTTACACTGAGCGGTACCCTGGAATCAATTCCGGCCCAGACCCGGGCAGCCGGTATCTCGCCACCGGCGATCTTCGTTATTGGCGACGTCGTCGATGTCCAGGACCAACTTCAGCCAATTAGGCAAGGCGTTACAGCGGTAACCAACGGATACGAGTTCGGATTCGAAACGATGGAGGATCTTATTAAAGTCGGATGA
- a CDS encoding phosphoadenylyl-sulfate reductase: MQSITINLSGMNSLLEQLTVKDRLAWAIEEFDKLVIASSFGANTCMLIDLVYDKLGARPPVIFLDTLYHFEETLELVRRFRQKYELNLEVYYPTGIRTRQEFEQKYGKYLWERDLDKFHEITKLRSIRRALNGRDAWMTGLRRAQADTRKSAQILEWDSSHELYKINPLAEWSHEQVFRYLKENRVPYNPLYDRGYKSIGDKPLTTKVNGKEHERAGRWRGSDKTECGLHYK, from the coding sequence ATGCAATCGATTACAATCAATTTGAGCGGGATGAACAGTCTGTTGGAACAGTTAACCGTGAAAGATCGGCTCGCCTGGGCCATCGAAGAATTTGACAAGTTGGTCATAGCCTCATCCTTTGGAGCCAACACCTGTATGCTCATTGATTTGGTCTATGATAAACTGGGTGCGCGCCCACCGGTGATTTTTCTGGACACATTGTATCACTTTGAAGAGACGCTGGAGTTGGTCAGAAGGTTTCGCCAGAAGTACGAGTTGAATCTGGAGGTATATTATCCAACGGGGATACGTACCCGGCAGGAATTCGAACAAAAATACGGCAAGTACCTCTGGGAGAGAGATCTCGATAAGTTCCATGAAATCACCAAACTCCGCTCCATTCGTCGGGCCCTTAACGGCCGTGACGCCTGGATGACCGGATTGCGGAGAGCGCAGGCGGACACACGAAAAAGTGCGCAGATTTTGGAGTGGGATAGCAGTCACGAACTGTATAAGATAAATCCCCTTGCCGAATGGTCGCATGAGCAGGTATTCCGCTACCTGAAAGAAAACAGAGTGCCGTATAATCCGCTCTACGACCGGGGCTATAAGTCCATTGGTGACAAGCCATTAACGACTAAAGTCAACGGCAAAGAACATGAACGAGCAGGACGCTGGCGTGGAAGTGATAAGACCGAATGTGGTCTCCACTACAAGTAA
- a CDS encoding ferredoxin--nitrite reductase, with the protein MGNKVEELKQKKNPLEIADTIKEVYAKEGYDAITDPDEPERLKWYGLYTHNDKTEGYFMMRIKVPGGVLKPGQARRIGEVINAYAVGEFANPHFGDAFGDVTTRQDIQMHWIDIRDVPEIWELLGEVDIPTGVTGACGDVPRNVVGCPVAGLDKHEIINGQDLVEEVTDFFLGNEEFSNLPRKYKIAISGCRERCGQGEINDIGLYPAQKSMNGKEEYGFNVIAGGGLGRKEILAKGLNVFLTRDQVVEFNRAAATVFRDQGNRKRRGRARLRYLLDEKGADWFREEIQNEANFTLQESGESLEASSQYNDGRYYRDHIGLHEQKNGNYYAGLHVPTGRFKGDWFIEAANLSDEYGNGEIRLTQRQNIIIPDIPEERLDTFQTESLLERLQLAPSPLRRGSITCTGTEFCSLALIETKNRMVKWIEELEQRLDTESPIRLHLSGCNASCAQPQIADIAFQGMKARKDGDTVEAVDIGLGGGLGDNPGFAEWVLKRVPCEDAFDVVSAIVEQYEDRKQNGESFREYVWRVNPENAVPDLDILNQ; encoded by the coding sequence ATGGGCAACAAAGTCGAAGAACTGAAACAGAAAAAAAATCCATTGGAAATTGCTGACACTATTAAAGAAGTCTATGCCAAAGAAGGCTACGACGCCATCACTGATCCGGACGAACCCGAGCGGCTCAAATGGTATGGCCTCTATACGCATAACGACAAAACCGAGGGCTACTTTATGATGCGGATCAAGGTGCCGGGTGGTGTCCTGAAACCGGGACAGGCACGACGCATCGGAGAGGTTATCAACGCGTATGCCGTCGGCGAATTCGCCAATCCGCACTTCGGAGATGCCTTTGGCGATGTGACCACCCGACAGGATATCCAGATGCACTGGATCGACATCCGGGACGTGCCGGAAATCTGGGAACTCCTCGGTGAAGTCGATATCCCGACCGGCGTAACCGGCGCCTGTGGTGACGTGCCCCGGAACGTGGTCGGCTGCCCTGTGGCCGGCCTGGATAAGCACGAGATAATCAACGGTCAAGATTTGGTTGAAGAGGTGACCGATTTCTTCCTTGGAAACGAAGAATTCTCCAACCTGCCAAGGAAATACAAGATCGCGATTTCCGGATGTCGGGAGCGCTGTGGACAGGGCGAAATCAACGATATCGGTCTGTATCCCGCGCAGAAATCGATGAACGGAAAAGAGGAATACGGTTTCAACGTCATTGCCGGTGGCGGGCTTGGCCGGAAAGAGATCCTGGCCAAAGGCCTCAACGTCTTCCTGACTAGAGATCAGGTCGTCGAGTTCAACCGGGCGGCGGCTACGGTCTTTCGGGATCAGGGCAACCGGAAGCGGCGTGGGCGGGCCCGGCTCCGCTATCTCCTGGACGAGAAAGGCGCCGACTGGTTTCGTGAAGAAATCCAGAACGAGGCAAACTTTACACTTCAGGAATCCGGCGAGTCGCTGGAAGCCTCTTCCCAGTACAATGACGGTCGCTATTACCGGGATCATATCGGATTGCACGAGCAGAAGAATGGAAACTACTACGCCGGCCTCCATGTCCCCACCGGTCGATTCAAGGGGGACTGGTTTATTGAGGCGGCGAATCTCTCTGACGAATATGGCAACGGCGAAATTCGGCTCACCCAGCGACAAAATATTATAATTCCGGATATCCCGGAAGAGCGGCTCGACACATTTCAAACGGAGTCGCTGCTGGAGCGCCTGCAGCTTGCTCCTTCCCCGCTCCGGCGCGGCTCCATTACCTGCACCGGGACTGAATTCTGCAGTCTGGCGCTTATTGAGACCAAGAACCGGATGGTCAAATGGATTGAGGAATTGGAACAACGACTGGATACGGAATCCCCGATACGGCTGCATCTCTCCGGATGTAACGCCTCCTGTGCCCAACCACAGATCGCGGATATCGCCTTTCAGGGTATGAAAGCCCGAAAAGATGGTGACACCGTGGAGGCTGTAGATATTGGGCTTGGCGGCGGCCTTGGGGACAATCCGGGATTCGCCGAATGGGTACTGAAGCGTGTGCCGTGTGAGGATGCATTCGACGTAGTCTCTGCCATAGTGGAACAATATGAGGACCGGAAACAGAACGGCGAATCCTTCAGGGAATATGTCTGGCGCGTGAATCCGGAGAACGCCGTGCCGGACCTGGACATTCTAAACCAGTGA